A genomic stretch from Desulfotignum balticum DSM 7044 includes:
- a CDS encoding B12-binding domain-containing radical SAM protein has translation MKIGLINPKGLKTNDNNLAEIFQSTSNFQSYTDSLSGAFGTGLLVIAALTPDYIKIEIIDENFDDIDYNKEYALIGISAMTHQASRAYEIADEFRRRGVVVAIGGIHATVLPDEAKTHCDSVFIGEAEHTWPAFLEDVKDGNISDFYKSEKAVDMTSLPTPRYELLNKKNYNVIWMQIGRGCPHDCEFCVASNVYGYKYRHKTIKQIIDEIEFIQTIWPNVRLNFADDNLFLNRTFSKKLVEHLKGMNLRWFAQTDISIASDEKFLTELKAAGCTTLFIGFESISEINLSQINKNSWKLKQLKNYPAAIEKIQSKGIGIVGAFIIGLDGDTKDTLKELTDFILDNNIFIPQITVLTPLPGSRLYERLKRENRLTDLPWSNYTFTEVNYIPKNLTGEELQNELHEIYKKIYSKESRLQVLKYFKNIFKELITL, from the coding sequence ATGAAAATTGGATTAATTAACCCTAAGGGATTAAAAACCAATGACAATAATTTAGCAGAAATATTCCAAAGTACAAGTAATTTTCAAAGTTATACAGATTCTTTATCTGGAGCATTTGGTACAGGTTTATTGGTTATTGCTGCTCTAACTCCTGATTATATTAAAATAGAAATTATTGATGAAAATTTTGATGATATTGATTATAATAAAGAATATGCTCTGATCGGAATTTCAGCAATGACTCATCAGGCATCACGTGCTTATGAAATTGCCGATGAATTTAGAAGACGCGGTGTTGTTGTTGCAATTGGAGGAATTCATGCAACAGTATTGCCAGATGAGGCAAAAACACATTGTGATAGTGTTTTCATTGGTGAAGCAGAACATACATGGCCTGCCTTTTTAGAAGACGTTAAGGATGGTAATATTTCAGATTTTTATAAATCTGAGAAAGCAGTTGATATGACATCCTTGCCAACTCCACGCTATGAACTCTTGAACAAAAAAAATTATAACGTTATTTGGATGCAAATTGGCAGGGGATGCCCTCATGATTGCGAATTTTGTGTGGCTTCAAATGTTTATGGATACAAATATAGACACAAAACAATAAAGCAAATTATTGATGAAATTGAGTTTATTCAAACAATTTGGCCGAATGTCCGGTTAAATTTCGCTGATGATAATTTGTTTTTAAATAGAACGTTTTCAAAAAAACTAGTTGAACATTTAAAAGGAATGAATCTTCGGTGGTTTGCTCAAACGGATATATCAATCGCCAGCGATGAAAAGTTTCTCACAGAATTAAAAGCAGCAGGTTGCACAACACTTTTTATCGGTTTTGAAAGTATTTCTGAAATAAATTTGTCCCAGATCAACAAAAATTCATGGAAATTAAAGCAGCTAAAAAATTATCCGGCAGCTATTGAAAAAATTCAGTCAAAAGGGATTGGTATTGTTGGCGCATTTATAATAGGCCTTGATGGTGATACAAAAGATACATTAAAAGAACTTACCGATTTTATTCTTGATAACAACATATTTATCCCACAGATTACAGTTTTAACCCCTTTGCCTGGCTCAAGACTTTATGAAAGATTGAAAAGAGAAAATCGTCTTACAGACTTACCTTGGAGCAATTATACATTTACTGAAGTCAATTATATACCCAAAAATTTAACCGGTGAAGAATTGCAGAATGAACTACATGAAATTTATAAAAAGATCTACAGTAAAGAGTCTCGCTTACAGGTGTTAAAATATTTTAAAAATATATTCAAAGAATTAATTACGTTATAG
- a CDS encoding acyl carrier protein — MKKQFNDMVIVDDLNLRNQIIKTISSIAGIDGKKFNENTLIREELGIDSLMTIEIIAKIEKYYNIQINEEDIIDIDNVGGFINFIETIIADK; from the coding sequence ATGAAAAAACAATTCAACGATATGGTAATAGTAGATGATTTGAATTTGAGAAATCAAATTATAAAAACAATATCTTCGATAGCAGGGATTGATGGAAAGAAATTTAATGAAAACACACTTATTCGTGAAGAACTTGGAATTGATTCATTGATGACAATTGAGATAATAGCAAAAATTGAAAAATATTATAATATTCAAATCAATGAAGAAGATATAATAGATATTGATAATGTTGGTGGTTTCATTAACTTTATAGAAACAATAATAGCCGACAAATAG
- a CDS encoding class I adenylate-forming enzyme family protein: MKITDIVFQSLGTWGDHPAYIELLPDNSAVYTSAEKLMEQINDMGKFLKKSGIQNNYLVAFFLRNSVDFVSVFLSLMDIGAKPVPVNLAYRKIELDEIFSNADPHAVIAEQEFLPLIAPYLKNKIVILRSNGKFKLHQASKNQSDPADIEERIASINYTYRGYGYPLGAMVPHAQYLMGAEVLVKGLKPVPGENMLVILPFYYIFPLIGCLFVPLLYQMTSVLSQTVNPLKLFDYIRKYRINSITAVPEIYELLFNCREESVDLSSLNVFVSGGSRLTKENYQKIIQAFDIELLHGYGLTEFTPVSRNIRKQAKAGTIGPFCDGIQYQISCSDHNSYGEILIKNSNMTNSYYKRTKETQDAFKDGWFKTGDIGKMENDHLIFLKEKKNTRKLKGNMIDLQEVRKAILMYPGIKDAMIDFADNTLSAGIMMDTEKDMKDEYIKIKQFLSETIAAYKIPKLIKRME, translated from the coding sequence ATGAAGATTACAGATATTGTATTTCAATCTTTGGGTACCTGGGGGGATCATCCAGCCTATATTGAACTGTTGCCTGACAACTCAGCTGTTTATACGTCGGCTGAGAAATTAATGGAACAAATAAATGATATGGGAAAATTTTTAAAAAAATCAGGCATACAAAACAATTATCTGGTTGCCTTTTTTTTAAGAAATTCTGTGGACTTTGTTTCTGTTTTTTTATCTTTAATGGATATCGGGGCAAAGCCGGTCCCTGTTAATCTGGCTTATAGAAAAATTGAGCTTGATGAAATATTTTCAAACGCAGACCCCCATGCCGTTATCGCGGAACAGGAATTTTTGCCGTTGATAGCGCCATATCTGAAAAACAAAATCGTTATTTTAAGATCAAACGGAAAATTCAAGCTGCACCAGGCATCCAAAAATCAATCCGATCCTGCAGATATAGAGGAACGTATTGCTTCTATAAATTACACATACAGGGGATATGGCTACCCCCTTGGCGCCATGGTTCCCCATGCGCAATACCTTATGGGAGCTGAAGTACTGGTCAAAGGATTAAAACCTGTACCGGGAGAGAATATGCTGGTAATCCTGCCATTTTACTATATCTTCCCTTTAATCGGCTGTCTTTTTGTTCCATTGTTGTACCAGATGACTTCTGTGCTTTCACAAACGGTTAATCCATTAAAACTGTTTGATTATATTCGAAAATACAGAATAAATTCCATAACTGCCGTCCCTGAAATTTATGAGCTTCTTTTTAATTGCAGAGAAGAATCGGTTGATTTGTCTTCATTAAACGTATTTGTTTCAGGGGGAAGCAGACTTACAAAAGAGAATTATCAAAAAATTATCCAAGCCTTTGATATTGAATTGCTGCACGGATATGGGCTTACTGAATTCACGCCGGTCAGCAGGAATATCAGAAAACAGGCAAAAGCCGGAACAATCGGCCCTTTTTGTGACGGCATTCAATATCAGATATCTTGTTCCGATCATAACAGCTATGGAGAAATATTAATAAAAAATTCAAATATGACAAATTCATATTACAAACGAACCAAAGAAACACAAGACGCGTTTAAAGATGGCTGGTTTAAAACCGGTGATATCGGCAAGATGGAAAATGATCATCTGATTTTTCTAAAAGAGAAAAAAAATACCCGAAAATTAAAAGGGAATATGATTGATTTACAGGAAGTGAGAAAAGCGATCCTTATGTATCCAGGGATAAAGGACGCTATGATTGATTTCGCGGATAACACGCTTTCCGCTGGAATCATGATGGATACAGAAAAAGATATGAAAGATGAATATATCAAGATCAAACAATTTTTAAGTGAGACGATTGCGGCGTATAAGATTCCCAAGCTAATCAAGCGGATGGAGTAA
- a CDS encoding methyltransferase domain-containing protein encodes MYKKYCLMQDEPSISFPSPPEKISYTAEKRKIPRTVCRLTDISSKNINIPIVSIENISPEGCLLSFRGDLCLKDKIDLEFWLPDDSRKIETTGIISYVIKNCFKGINSAGVLFTDISEIDQKRIYNFIVSTASSSALKNMQETISKEKIADKYKISAPGKINTFFNHVMKERIPLTVLFENSQNVFELIINKINIQDQVFITENQTDIITLELSENHPSYFSFYFDGGSYYFKTKCIGYDNDSVIFAFPPILYQLEKRACNREMSVDYIQISIHLDGIPDRQFQGRLIDISRRGFLCEFSLDQWIENSIKSGQAINYTLNKNYGLGSFGEIRHIIKKQGFNGNKVLQIGVEAGIKRSDFIFKKFCDSEWKKKKLYQKILPSFVRQMPRSSVVTYNNSSGKKITALLNYTRKNTLAPVVILPPAFGKKKETLSPLVSTLITNYRHVNEDIITIRYDGINRPGESYNKEMFPKRGYEMLHYQITQGLDDLRSTLRYVYNNPLFKPSMVILVAFSMSALDARKIMIDPDNEKIDYLINVMGATCGQSSFGNVMGGMDIIGNARIGIQSGLAGVLGHLLDVDNIARDLIDNKYAYITDARLDMSKISTPVTWIYGKYDRWIPENEIIDMMSIKSDGMREVIEIPTGHNLRSSDDAIKTFKLITQLIYRMQFKKDFNPIAPDRKNMVALITYERERLENTEKFRPDDYWKQYLMGQGNSVGYDFYKNIKVFREFLTLQSELIGLENGEVFADIGCGTGIFIENMLLDLAERKKNINDTHLVLVDLVREALDKSKAKCEKIFKSYKSLVPEKIELIQMDLDPNRLIPVKKFVKEDSLDFNFLRNRIDGLMNITIDQLLQNNSPRLYAIMKGAVLTPDDSAYLRDIFSIEAYETILEFNRAARFINKNLFAHDMIDEKYVHQNLIRDEDYINIRTSDLIFERLDFSKNGLEMNLNFKANYFDKIVASLFISYLYNPDDIIYDFYRMLKPGGRLLVSSMKPDSDISLIFTDYINKVQKFDLADTEIKDQEMNLTAARAMLNEAASLFELEEDGYFKFYSDKELVSMLENAGFENITVTSSLGKPEQVAIITGEKPS; translated from the coding sequence ATGTATAAAAAATACTGTTTAATGCAGGATGAACCATCCATCTCATTTCCATCGCCCCCTGAAAAAATTTCATATACAGCTGAAAAACGAAAAATTCCCCGCACCGTGTGCCGTCTGACTGATATTTCCAGCAAGAACATCAATATCCCTATCGTTTCCATAGAAAACATTTCTCCCGAAGGATGCCTTTTGAGCTTCAGGGGAGATCTTTGCTTAAAAGACAAGATTGACCTTGAGTTTTGGCTGCCGGATGATTCAAGAAAGATTGAAACCACCGGTATTATATCTTATGTCATCAAAAATTGTTTTAAGGGGATAAATAGCGCCGGGGTCCTGTTTACGGATATCAGTGAAATTGATCAGAAAAGAATATATAATTTTATTGTCAGCACGGCTTCTAGTTCTGCATTAAAAAATATGCAGGAAACCATCTCAAAAGAAAAAATCGCAGATAAATATAAAATTTCTGCGCCAGGCAAAATAAATACATTTTTTAACCATGTAATGAAAGAAAGAATCCCTTTAACCGTTTTATTTGAGAATAGTCAGAACGTATTTGAATTAATTATCAACAAGATAAATATTCAGGATCAGGTATTTATAACCGAAAATCAGACGGACATAATTACCCTGGAACTGAGTGAAAATCATCCCTCCTATTTCTCTTTTTATTTCGATGGCGGCAGCTATTATTTTAAAACAAAATGTATCGGGTATGATAATGACAGCGTAATTTTTGCTTTTCCGCCTATTTTGTATCAGTTGGAAAAAAGAGCCTGTAACAGGGAAATGTCCGTCGATTATATTCAAATTTCCATTCACTTGGATGGAATACCAGACAGACAATTTCAGGGAAGACTGATTGATATCAGCCGCCGCGGGTTTTTGTGCGAATTTTCACTGGATCAATGGATTGAAAATTCGATCAAGTCAGGCCAAGCGATCAATTATACGTTAAATAAAAATTATGGGCTGGGATCATTTGGCGAGATACGTCATATAATAAAAAAACAAGGATTCAATGGCAACAAAGTGCTTCAAATCGGTGTAGAAGCCGGGATCAAGCGGTCTGATTTTATATTTAAAAAATTTTGTGATTCAGAATGGAAGAAAAAAAAGCTATATCAGAAAATTCTTCCATCCTTTGTGAGGCAAATGCCCAGATCCAGCGTTGTCACATATAACAACAGCTCAGGCAAAAAAATTACCGCACTCCTTAATTATACCCGTAAAAACACCTTGGCACCGGTTGTCATTCTCCCGCCTGCGTTTGGCAAGAAAAAAGAAACATTATCCCCCCTTGTATCGACCTTGATCACAAATTATCGTCATGTAAATGAAGATATCATAACGATCCGGTATGATGGCATTAACAGACCCGGGGAAAGTTATAATAAGGAAATGTTTCCAAAACGCGGCTATGAAATGCTTCACTACCAGATCACTCAGGGGCTGGATGATTTAAGATCAACCCTGCGGTACGTGTATAACAATCCTTTATTTAAGCCGAGCATGGTGATTCTGGTTGCATTCAGCATGTCAGCGCTGGACGCCCGAAAGATAATGATTGATCCGGACAATGAAAAAATTGATTACCTGATCAATGTGATGGGCGCCACATGCGGTCAGAGCTCGTTTGGCAATGTTATGGGCGGGATGGATATCATCGGAAATGCAAGAATCGGTATTCAAAGCGGATTGGCAGGGGTGTTGGGCCATCTTCTGGATGTGGATAATATTGCCCGGGATCTTATCGATAATAAATATGCATACATCACAGACGCCAGGCTGGATATGTCAAAGATTTCAACTCCTGTAACCTGGATATATGGAAAATATGACCGATGGATCCCTGAAAATGAAATCATTGATATGATGAGCATCAAATCCGATGGTATGCGGGAAGTCATTGAAATACCAACCGGGCACAACCTTCGTTCAAGTGACGATGCCATAAAGACATTTAAACTGATCACCCAGTTAATTTACCGGATGCAATTCAAAAAAGATTTCAATCCGATTGCCCCGGATAGAAAAAATATGGTGGCACTGATCACCTATGAACGGGAACGACTTGAAAATACCGAAAAATTCAGGCCGGATGATTACTGGAAACAATATCTGATGGGTCAAGGCAACAGTGTCGGATATGATTTTTATAAAAATATCAAGGTGTTCAGAGAATTTTTAACCCTTCAAAGCGAACTGATCGGACTGGAAAATGGAGAGGTGTTTGCGGATATAGGATGCGGAACCGGGATCTTTATTGAAAATATGCTCCTGGATCTTGCAGAGCGGAAAAAAAATATCAATGACACCCATCTGGTGCTGGTTGACCTTGTCCGGGAAGCATTGGACAAATCAAAAGCCAAATGTGAAAAGATTTTTAAATCATATAAATCACTTGTTCCTGAAAAAATTGAATTGATTCAGATGGACCTTGACCCAAACAGACTGATTCCCGTTAAAAAATTTGTCAAAGAGGACTCCCTTGATTTTAATTTTTTACGAAATCGAATCGATGGGTTGATGAATATTACCATTGATCAATTATTGCAGAACAACTCACCAAGGCTGTATGCCATCATGAAAGGGGCGGTTCTTACCCCTGATGACAGCGCGTATTTAAGAGACATTTTCAGTATTGAAGCGTATGAAACGATTTTAGAATTTAACCGTGCTGCCAGATTTATCAATAAAAATTTATTTGCTCACGATATGATCGATGAAAAATATGTTCATCAAAATTTGATTAGAGATGAAGATTATATCAATATCCGAACTTCTGATTTGATTTTCGAGCGGCTGGATTTCAGCAAAAATGGTCTGGAAATGAATTTGAATTTCAAGGCCAATTATTTTGATAAAATTGTGGCAAGCCTTTTTATTTCCTATCTTTATAACCCGGATGACATTATTTATGATTTTTATAGAATGCTGAAACCTGGGGGCCGGCTGCTGGTTTCGTCCATGAAACCGGACAGTGACATATCTCTGATTTTCACAGACTATATTAACAAAGTCCAGAAATTTGACCTGGCTGATACAGAAATTAAAGACCAGGAAATGAATCTGACAGCGGCCAGAGCGATGTTAAACGAAGCTGCGAGTCTTTTTGAACTGGAAGAAGATGGATACTTTAAATTCTATTCAGACAAAGAGCTTGTCTCCATGCTTGAAAATGCCGGTTTTGAAAACATCACGGTCACATCATCTCTGGGCAAGCCTGAACAGGTTGCCATCATTACCGGAGAAAAACCTTCATGA
- the tadA gene encoding tRNA adenosine(34) deaminase TadA yields the protein MDDQFYMMLAIKQAEQARLADEVPVGAVIVDSHHQVIGHGFNAPISTCDPTRHAEMTAIRMAARNRNNYRLTDTTLYVTIEPCIMCMGAIIHSRINRVVYGAADPKWGAARSLYRMAEDSRLNHHPEMVSGICEAQTRDLMKHFFKNKRSTKC from the coding sequence ATGGATGATCAATTTTACATGATGCTGGCCATCAAACAAGCAGAGCAGGCCCGGCTTGCCGATGAGGTCCCTGTGGGGGCCGTGATTGTGGACAGTCACCACCAGGTGATCGGGCATGGCTTCAATGCCCCGATTTCCACCTGTGACCCGACCCGTCATGCGGAAATGACAGCCATCCGCATGGCTGCGCGCAACCGGAACAATTACCGGTTGACCGACACCACCTTGTATGTCACCATCGAGCCCTGTATCATGTGTATGGGTGCGATCATCCATTCCCGGATCAACCGGGTGGTCTATGGTGCGGCAGACCCCAAATGGGGGGCGGCCCGCTCTTTGTACCGGATGGCGGAAGATTCCCGGTTGAACCATCACCCGGAAATGGTATCCGGGATTTGTGAAGCACAAACCAGAGATCTCATGAAACATTTTTTCAAGAACAAAAGGAGCACGAAGTGTTAA
- a CDS encoding adenylosuccinate synthase yields MLNTVIIGAQWGDEGKGKIVDLLSEHADYVVRFQGGNNAGHTMVVNGKTFISHLIPSGIIQGKKCFIGNGVVVDPFVLLEEIDYLSSNEIDVSPDMLKISDRAHMIMPYHKAIDKAREEKKGDKKIGTTGRGIGPCYEDKATRRGIRFCDLMDVDRLKEKIKTILEEKNFYLEHYFNTTPIHCDQVISKVMAIRDRLLPYIADVSIALHTGHQNGKTLLFEGAQGTHLDVEHGTYPFVTSSSTVAGNAAAGSGIGPGYLKEIIGIVKAYTTRVGEGPFPTELFDGTGDILQKTGAEFGATTGRKRRCGWLDMVMIKNAARLNSLTGLVITKLDVLDDLDEIKICVGYQDNGNTLHEFPSDINTLTHCTPVYETHPGWKQHISDITRYEDLPENAKKYLDRMEALSGVPIKIVSVGPGRESTIIKESIL; encoded by the coding sequence GTGTTAAATACAGTGATAATCGGGGCCCAGTGGGGGGATGAAGGCAAAGGCAAAATCGTGGACCTGCTCAGCGAGCATGCGGACTATGTGGTCCGGTTCCAGGGTGGAAACAATGCCGGTCACACCATGGTGGTCAACGGCAAAACCTTTATCAGCCACCTGATCCCCTCGGGCATCATTCAGGGCAAAAAATGCTTTATCGGCAACGGTGTGGTGGTGGACCCTTTTGTTCTGCTCGAGGAAATCGACTATCTGTCCTCCAATGAGATCGACGTGTCACCGGACATGCTGAAAATCAGTGACCGGGCCCATATGATCATGCCCTATCACAAGGCCATAGACAAAGCCAGGGAAGAAAAAAAAGGGGATAAAAAAATCGGTACCACAGGCCGGGGCATCGGTCCCTGCTATGAGGACAAGGCCACCCGCCGGGGTATCCGGTTCTGTGATCTGATGGATGTGGATCGGCTCAAGGAAAAAATCAAAACGATTCTGGAAGAAAAAAACTTTTATCTGGAACACTATTTCAACACCACCCCCATCCATTGTGATCAGGTCATCAGCAAGGTGATGGCCATCCGGGACCGGTTGCTGCCCTATATTGCCGACGTGTCCATTGCTTTGCACACAGGACATCAGAACGGAAAAACCCTGTTGTTTGAAGGGGCCCAGGGAACCCATCTGGATGTCGAACACGGCACCTACCCGTTTGTGACCTCATCGTCCACCGTGGCCGGCAATGCCGCCGCCGGCTCCGGCATCGGTCCGGGGTATTTAAAGGAAATCATCGGCATTGTCAAAGCGTATACCACCCGGGTGGGGGAAGGTCCTTTCCCCACGGAACTGTTTGACGGCACCGGAGACATTCTCCAGAAAACCGGTGCGGAATTCGGCGCCACCACGGGCAGAAAAAGGCGGTGCGGATGGCTGGACATGGTCATGATCAAAAACGCGGCCCGGCTCAACAGTCTCACCGGGCTGGTCATCACCAAGCTGGATGTGTTGGATGACCTGGATGAAATCAAAATCTGTGTGGGATACCAGGACAACGGCAACACGTTGCATGAATTTCCTTCGGATATCAACACCCTGACGCATTGCACACCGGTTTATGAAACCCATCCGGGCTGGAAACAGCACATTTCCGATATCACCCGGTATGAGGATCTTCCGGAAAATGCCAAGAAGTATCTGGATCGAATGGAAGCATTGTCCGGGGTGCCCATCAAGATCGTTTCCGTGGGACCGGGCCGGGAATCCACCATTATCAAAGAATCGATTTTATGA
- a CDS encoding IS1634 family transposase, which produces MAKPITGKTHVGERREKRPNGDIYVYERVTAYDEKTRKTYTVSQKLKGKIKSGTHKILPTRPKKHKGEGGLVDATRRHTGLTDILEWVGKVSGIDNDVCASFSEGDAAKILSIARYWIGSGGNTLPRLESWQVMHPLPYREAITEDVYGSLFKDIGRNEEGVQRYFSARAAHLGKSPMLAFDSTTISTYSENQSEARQGFNKDGDGLNTIKLLTLYSVKAGEPIAFSKQPGNIPDVISIENTLTQLKCLNLEKPLIVTDNGYYSQKNMMEFALRNVKFLTLVDPKIIWVRETIDTLRATIAGMASTCPFDPSICGATSLRMHQFSRTRQRSRNRKVAGEKETFSRRLYVHVYYSPDNEAKKELAFRKDLLELKAQIQGGNTEFTPSAQKKIDKYLTCSKKGRGGQLKVGFNDKAITEAKRYFGYFALVSNQTMDTFTALENYRLREKIEELFAVQKGRLDGARPRTWYPDNLRGRQFTQFISLGYHCFLMKKIKEVQSKLGKNESGKTKSLLNLEKKLENWLEQRSLAQILDWFDCIETTKVQTAMGSYRWSTESVARDRLFLKYLGMDTE; this is translated from the coding sequence ATGGCTAAACCAATAACAGGAAAAACTCACGTCGGTGAACGGCGTGAAAAGCGTCCGAATGGGGATATTTACGTCTATGAACGGGTTACAGCCTACGACGAAAAGACCCGAAAGACCTATACGGTCAGTCAGAAACTCAAAGGAAAAATCAAGTCGGGAACTCACAAAATTTTGCCGACTCGTCCGAAAAAACATAAAGGCGAAGGAGGCCTTGTCGATGCAACACGTCGACATACCGGCCTCACGGACATATTGGAATGGGTTGGCAAGGTTTCCGGCATTGATAATGATGTATGTGCTTCATTCAGCGAGGGTGATGCGGCAAAGATACTTTCTATCGCGCGCTACTGGATTGGTTCCGGTGGCAACACGCTGCCACGTCTTGAGAGTTGGCAGGTGATGCACCCCCTTCCATATCGCGAAGCGATCACTGAGGACGTCTATGGTAGCCTGTTTAAGGATATTGGTCGCAATGAAGAAGGCGTTCAGCGCTATTTTTCAGCTCGGGCGGCACACCTGGGGAAGTCTCCTATGCTGGCGTTTGACTCTACCACTATTTCGACCTACTCAGAAAATCAATCGGAGGCACGACAGGGATTCAACAAGGATGGCGACGGACTGAACACTATCAAGCTTTTGACCTTATATTCAGTCAAAGCTGGCGAACCGATAGCCTTCTCTAAGCAACCCGGCAATATTCCGGATGTCATCTCCATTGAAAACACTTTGACACAACTCAAGTGTCTCAATCTGGAAAAACCTCTGATCGTCACCGATAACGGCTACTACAGCCAGAAAAACATGATGGAATTTGCCTTGCGCAATGTGAAATTTCTGACGCTGGTTGATCCGAAAATTATATGGGTCCGCGAGACAATTGATACGCTCCGTGCAACAATAGCGGGTATGGCCAGCACTTGTCCTTTCGACCCGTCAATCTGCGGAGCAACTTCGCTCAGAATGCACCAGTTCAGCCGGACACGCCAGCGATCACGCAACAGGAAAGTTGCAGGTGAGAAAGAAACGTTCTCGCGCCGCCTGTATGTGCATGTTTACTATTCCCCGGACAACGAAGCTAAGAAAGAACTCGCCTTCCGTAAGGATCTGCTTGAACTGAAGGCGCAAATACAAGGAGGAAATACCGAGTTCACGCCATCTGCGCAAAAGAAAATAGACAAGTACCTGACCTGTTCCAAAAAGGGGCGTGGGGGGCAGCTTAAGGTGGGCTTCAATGATAAAGCCATTACCGAAGCAAAGAGGTACTTCGGCTATTTCGCTCTGGTCAGCAATCAGACTATGGACACATTTACGGCACTTGAAAACTATCGGCTGCGAGAAAAAATTGAAGAACTCTTTGCCGTGCAAAAAGGGAGACTCGACGGTGCGCGACCGCGCACATGGTACCCGGACAATCTGCGCGGAAGACAATTCACACAATTTATCTCGCTGGGCTATCATTGTTTCCTGATGAAAAAAATAAAGGAAGTACAGTCCAAGCTCGGGAAAAATGAATCCGGAAAAACCAAATCACTTCTCAATCTCGAAAAAAAATTGGAAAACTGGCTTGAGCAACGCTCTCTCGCTCAGATCTTGGATTGGTTCGATTGCATTGAAACCACAAAGGTACAGACTGCCATGGGCAGCTATCGATGGTCCACCGAATCAGTAGCCAGAGACAGACTGTTCTTGAAGTACTTGGGAATGGATACCGAATAG
- a CDS encoding menaquinone biosynthetic enzyme MqnA/MqnD family protein produces the protein MEHVNLRMGRISYINASPVYYGLDHGLAPSWLTLVTDVPAALNRQIMDGSVDLSPISAAHYAMNHTSLLLLPDLSISCHGPVMSVLCASNLPLDELAGKTVMLTKESATAASFMKMIFAQRGVTPRYVTKDVGNIDQIPSDVDAVLVIGDAALTQPWDQRFAFCFDLGQIWHAMTQMPFVFAVWAVRKEVAARHPNTVTRALELLWASRKSGYDHLDAVIAAGQAKLGLPASLIGTYYQHLFCDMDAPKIQAMTRFFDILYRNKILTSPVDVTFFQPE, from the coding sequence ATGGAACACGTTAATCTTCGTATGGGAAGAATCAGCTATATCAATGCGTCTCCTGTTTATTACGGCCTGGATCACGGCCTGGCCCCGTCCTGGCTCACGCTGGTGACGGATGTGCCGGCCGCCCTGAACCGGCAGATCATGGATGGTTCCGTGGATCTCAGCCCCATATCCGCCGCCCATTATGCCATGAATCATACATCTTTGCTGCTTTTGCCGGACCTGTCCATCTCCTGTCACGGACCTGTGATGAGTGTGTTGTGCGCTTCCAATCTCCCTCTGGATGAACTTGCCGGAAAAACCGTGATGCTGACAAAAGAATCCGCCACAGCCGCCTCGTTCATGAAAATGATTTTTGCCCAGCGCGGCGTGACACCCAGATATGTGACCAAAGATGTGGGTAATATCGATCAGATTCCATCGGATGTGGATGCCGTGCTGGTCATCGGGGATGCGGCATTGACCCAGCCCTGGGATCAACGGTTTGCTTTCTGCTTTGATCTGGGCCAAATCTGGCATGCCATGACACAGATGCCGTTTGTGTTTGCCGTGTGGGCTGTGCGAAAAGAAGTGGCAGCCAGGCATCCGAACACCGTGACCCGGGCCCTGGAACTGTTATGGGCCAGCCGTAAATCCGGATACGATCATCTGGATGCCGTCATTGCCGCGGGACAGGCCAAGCTGGGGCTGCCGGCATCTTTAATCGGCACCTATTACCAGCATTTGTTCTGCGATATGGATGCCCCCAAAATTCAGGCCATGACCCGGTTTTTCGATATTCTGTACCGGAACAAAATCCTGACATCCCCCGTGGACGTGACCTTTTTTCAGCCGGAATAA